The following proteins come from a genomic window of Bactrocera tryoni isolate S06 chromosome 1, CSIRO_BtryS06_freeze2, whole genome shotgun sequence:
- the LOC120782798 gene encoding uncharacterized protein LOC120782798 yields the protein MRVEMNYKLHSFIILLCILIFNLHKPMTTCAMYSKYFNMPMEDPFYDLEPNALFESKRSMTCDSCGNECTNACGTKNFRTCCFNYLRKRNDPNAMKSFSNKRLIDFILLQGRAAMYTLDEHNNSGGRVKNADGAGLDSDEKTYDSTGSRRRMGGGTTFPHRVE from the exons ATGAGAGTggaaatgaattataaattacactcttttataatattattgt GCATTCTCATTTTCAATTTGCACAAACCAATGACGACATGCGCCATGTATTCTAAATACTTCAATATGCCGATGGAGGATCCGTTCTATGATCTGGAACCAAATGCGCTTTTCGAAAGCAAGCGTTCGATGACCTGTGATTCGTGCGGCAACGAGTGCACGAATGCTTGTGGCACGAAGAATTTTCG CACCTGTTGTTTCAATTATTTGCGTAAGCGAAACGACCCCAACGCCATGAAATCGTTCAGTAATAAGCGTctcatcgactttatacttctACAAGGTCGCGCCGCAATGTACACCTTGGATGAACATAACAACAGCGGTGGAAGAGTTAAGAATGCTGATGGCGCAGGCTTGGATTCAGACGAGAAGACTTATGATTCCACTGGCAGCAGAAGACGAATGGGCGGAGGCACAACTTTTCCACACAGAGTTGAGTAA
- the LOC120782491 gene encoding organic cation transporter protein, with translation MLELDKILEKCGDCHRLQAIMLLLFCIINLLSALHYYSQTIISFVPKYWCIDGYANPTDAYAVASEQTGSSCLPHRFAEGDEAAFQNVTANVSHTCQQFDYELYMGYQSFTSELNWICERAWQATLGQSMFFVGSVVGSLLFGFLADSLGRLPILIAANVVAMVGNSLTIFGTTLATFSLFRFLSGMATDSNFVMMYILVMEYLRPSLRTVGLSICIGCFYCLGSMAAPWIAILLHTWRGFLIATSTPFAIVPLFYFIVPESVQWLISKQKYDKAVECLKRVAKINGRAVEESVYTEFIDECKRRQLHTKSGPNLFGLFATPRLRRNTLILFFKSMVITLCYDAVSRNVQGLGISPFVMFTLSATAILPACILLIVLQDRIGRKAMASMSLLLSGIFISVTGAILFCTERSGGEKDVVLVVILSVIGRFGVTVAYNSGAQYATELIPTCVRGQGVAVVHVMGYAFTFFSSYILYTRSIFQPMPEIILGLLSLLGAGLCLLLPETLNRTLPTSLEDGENFGKNERWYNFSFLEKRTQSVDVLAANAGSQNIRDNTAAYF, from the exons ATGTTGGAGCTCGACAAAATCTTGGAGAAATGTGGCGACTGTCATCGCTTGCAGGCGATAATGCTGTTATTATTCTGCATCATCAATTTGCTTTCCGCACTGCACTACTACTCACAGACGATCATAAGTTTCGTGCCGAAATATTG GTGCATCGACGGCTATGCGAATCCGACGGACGCTTATGCGGTTGCCAGCGAGCAGACAGGCTCATCATGTCTGCCACATCGGTTTGCAGAGGGGGATGAAGCCGCGTTTCAGAATGTCACCGCAAATGTGTCGCACACGTGTCAGCAATTCGACTATGAGCTGTATATGGGCTATCAAAGCTTTACCAGCGAGCTGAATTGGATTTGTGAACGCGCTTGGCAGGCAACATTGGGGCAATCGATGTTTTTTGTTGGCTCAGTGGTGGGCAGCTTACTGTTTGGCTTTCTGGCAGATAGCTTGG GTCGACTTCCCATTTTGATCGCCGCCAATGTAGTGGCAATGGTTGGTAATTCCTTGACCATCTTTGGTACAACGCTTGCAACTTTTTCGTTATTTCGCTTTCTATCCGGTATGGCGACCGATAGCAACTTCGTTATGATGTATATTTTAG TTATGGAGTACTTGCGTCCATCTCTACGCACTGTTGGGCTGAGCATCTGCATTGGTTGCTTTTACTGCCTCGGTTCAATGGCTGCACCGTGGATTGCTATTTTGCTGCATACGTGGCGCGGTTTCCTTATCGCTACCTCGACCCCCTTTGCCATTGTGCCGTTATTCTACTTCATTGTGCCCGAGAGTGTACAGTGGTTGATCTCCAAGCAAAAATACGACAAAGCCGTTGAGTGCCTGAAGCGTGTGGCGAAGATCAATGGACGTGCAGTGGAGGAATCCGTTTATACCGAATTCATAGATGAATGCAAGCGCAGACAGTTGCATACGAAATCTGGTCCGAATCTCTTTGGGCTATTTGCAACGCCACGCTTGCGACGCAACACGCTTATCTTGTTTTTTAAGTC CATGGTCATCACTTTGTGTTACGACGCGGTGTCGCGGAATGTTCAAGGTCTCGGCATATCGCCATTTGTCATGTTCACATTGAGCGCCACGGCCATATTACCGGCCTGCATACTGTTGATCGTGCTGCAAGATCGCATCGGCCGCAAAGCGATGGCGTCCATGTCACTGCTGCTAAGTGGTATTTTTATATCGGTCACCGGTGCAATACTCTTCTGTACTGAGCGTAGTGGCGGCGAGAAGG ATGTCGTATTGGTCGTGATATTGTCGGTTATAGGACGATTTGGTGTAACGGTTGCTTACAATTCTGGCGCGCAATATGCAACTGAGTTGATACCGACTTGCGTGCGCGGCCAAGGTGTAGCGGTGGTGCATGTCATGGGTTATGCGTTCACCTTCTTCAGTTCGTACATTTTGTACACACGTTCGATCTTTCAACCAATGCCGGAGATAATTTTGGGTCTACTTTCGTTGTTGGGTGCTGGATTGTGTTTACTGTTGCCTGAGACGCTCAATAG AACCTTGCCCACTTCTCTGGAAGATGGAGAAAACTTTGGCAAAAACGAGCGTTGGTATAATTTCAGTTTCCTGGAGAAACGTACACAATCGGTTGATGTCTTGGCCGCGAACGCAGGATCGCAAAATATACGAGATAACACGGCGGCATATTTTTAA
- the LOC120782797 gene encoding larval cuticle protein A3A: MLMLKILFMTTVFALSECGVIGPYAGHYGPHGLDGPRPLHYATYAGPHGGAAVPVPYVAPAPKPAAPEPYDPAPKYSFGYDIQDGYTGDLKSQHETRHGDVVKGSYSVVDPDGTKRTVDYTADPHNGFNAVVRKEPIAYKTAPIAPAPIGPAVPVKAPALSYPLALAPLAHGPAPLPVPVPAPVPAAPAGPHYAAAYPALAHSSAYASYPLAADPHHGHYYPH; encoded by the exons ATGTTGATGTTAAAG atacTCTTTATGACAACTGTATTTGCATTATCCGAATGCGGAGTTATTGGTCCATATGCAGGTCATTACGGACCCCATGGTCTTGATGGTCCGCGACCGTTGCACTATGCCACCTACGCTGGTCCACATGGAGGAGCTGCAGTTCCTGTGCCATATGTAGCCCCGg CCCCGAAACCGGCTGCTCCCGAGCCATATGACCCTGCACCGAAATATTCTTTCGGCTATGACATTCAAGATGGTTACACTGGCGATTTGAAGAGCCAACATGAAACTCGTCATGGCGACGTTGTCAAGGGCAGCTATTCTGTAGTTGATCCGGATGGCACGAAACGTACAGTTGATTACACCGCTGATCCGCATAACGGTTTCAATGCTGTAGTTCGCAAAGAACCTATTGCATATAAGACCGCACCCATTGCACCGGCACCAATTGGCCCGGCAGTACCTGTCAAGGCACCGGCACTTTCATATCCCTTAGCACTGGCTCCACTAGCGCATGGCCCCGCACCACTCCCGGTACCCGTACCCGCTCCAGTGCCTGCCGCGCCTGCTGGACCCCACTACGCTGCAGCCTATCCAGCATTGGCACACAGTAGTGCTTACGCCAGTTATCCACTCGCCGCTGATCCACATCACGGCCACTATTATCCACACTAA
- the LOC120782796 gene encoding opsin Rh6 — translation MDYTKALSLPQPAGFQYLRDGRNISLADSVPADIYHMVDPYWYKWQPMEQIWFQIIGFIITVLGVMSLSGNFIVMYIFTSTRSLRTPSNIFVVNLAFSDFMMMFTMFPPVVLNGFYGTWIMGPFLCELYGLAGSLFGCVSIWSMTLIAYDRYCVIVKGLSRKPLTTTVAVVRLIFVWCICGTWAILPMVGWNRYVPEGNMTACGTDYFAKDWFNRSYIIVYSLWVYATPLTTIIFSYYHIMKAVWAHEKAMRDQAKKMNVASLRNSEADKGKSIEIKLAKVALVTISLWFLAWTPYTIINYAGIFGSMNLSPLSTICGSVFAKANSVCNPIVYGLSHPKYRQVLREKIPCLACGKDDMASEVRTQATAEISESAA, via the exons ATGGATTACACGAAGGCTCTGAGCCTGCCACAGCCGGCTGGCTTTCAGTATCTACGCGATGGGCGCAACATTAGTCTGGCCGATAGTGTTCCTGCAGACATTTACCACATGGTCGATCCCTACTGGTATAAATGGCAACCGATGGAGCAGATTTGGTTCCAGATCATTGGCTTTATCATCACCGTTCTGGGTGTAATGTCGCTGTCGGGCAATTTCATTGTCATGTATATATTCACCTCGACACGTTCACTACGTACAccatcaaatatttttgtggttaATTTAGCCTTTTCCGATTTTATGATGATGTTCACTATGTTTCCACCAGTGGTGTTGAATGGTTTCTACGGTACTTGGATTATGGGACCATTCCTTTGCGAATTATACGGTTTGGCCGGTTCGCTTTTTGGTTGTGTGTCCATTTGGTCAATGACGTTGATTGCATATGATCGCTACTGCGTGATCGTGAAGGGTCTGTCTCGCAAACCACTCACCACGACCGTGGCTGTTGTACGCTTAATTTTTGTATGGTGCATTTGCGGCACCTGGGCCATACTGCCGATGGTCGGCTGGAATCGTTATGTACCTGAGGGTAATATGACCGCATGCGGTACAGACTACTTTGCTAAAGACTGGTTTAATCGTTCGTACATCATTGTGTACTCATTATGGGTATATGCTACGCCATTGACGACCATTATCTTTTCATATTACCACATCATGAAA GCTGTCTGGGCTCACGAGAAAGCTATGCGTGATCAAGCTAAAAAAATGAATGTCGCCTCATTGCGTAATAGCGAAGCAGATAAAGGCAAATCGATTGAAATTAAATTGGCTAAAGTGGCATTGGTGACAATATCGCTGTGGTTCCTCGCCTGGACCCCATATACGATAATCAACTATGCGGGTATTTTCGGTTCGATGAATCTTTCACCGCTGAGCACAATTTGTGGTTCGGtatttgcgaaagcaaattcagtATGCAATCCAATAGTCTATGGTCTCAG TCACCCTAAATATCGACAAGTATTGCGCGAGAAAATCCCTTGTCTCGCCTGCGGCAAAGACGACATGGCCTCCGAAGTACGCACGCAAGCGACGGCGGAAATCAGCGAGTCGGCGGCATAA